From the Desulfobacterales bacterium genome, the window GGCGTTTTCCCGTCCCCCGTCGTTTGGAGCATGCGGGCCGAGGTATACCCCAGATCCTCGTGCCGGTCACCGATGTGCCCGAGCTCCCAGTCAAGCCATGCCGTGATGCGGCCATCCTGTTCGTTAAACAGGCAGTTCCCGATGCGATAATCGCTGTGCACGATGGACAACCGATCGGCTGCGGGCAGATTCTCCCGCAGCCAGGCAGCGGCATATCGCATCAAAGGGACATCCTCTTCGGCGTCTTCCTCCCAGACTCGCTCCCACCAATTAAGCGCCCATTCAGCCGCCTGGGTGCCGGGCTCCGGAATATCAAAGGCCGTTAGATCGGCACTGGTGAAATCGTGATTGTGGATGATGCCCCAATGTTCAAAAAATTGCGGGGCCAGGAGTTTTCGCAATCGTGATCCAAGATGAGTTCCTATGCCCGTCACATTGCTGACCCCGCTCGTTGGTTTGATAACCCCCTTTACAAGGCCGTATATCAGCGCCGGATATGGCAGATGCTCGGCGTCCGCATCCACCCAGTAAACCGGCGGAACAGGGACAATCCCTTCAAACGCCTTAATCAACTGAAACTCTCGCAGCCGACTGGTTTCCGCAATCGACTCCTTGGGCTCCATCCGCAGAACCATCGGTGTTGTGGTTCGGCCTACCGCCGGATCCTCCCACGATAAGGAAAACGCCATCTGCAACTTTGAGGCGCCTCCGCCAAGCCATCGGACATCGGAAATTTCAAAAGGGCCCTCGTGATAACTTCGTATCAAAGACGCCACACCGTTTTTTAGTTGTTCCCGGTGAACCGTAGCATAATGGCCGCTGGATCGTTGACGCATCTTTCGCGTCAAGATCCGATCGACCTCCGCTTCGACCGGAAACCGGCGCCGAATCGCTTCAATCGTCGCATCCGTCGGGTGGTTTTTGTCCAAATTCAACATAACGGATGCCTCCTCCCAACCCCTAACTTGTCAAACATGCGCGTTTCTCCCTTTCAAGATTCGT encodes:
- a CDS encoding phosphotransferase family protein, with the translated sequence MLNLDKNHPTDATIEAIRRRFPVEAEVDRILTRKMRQRSSGHYATVHREQLKNGVASLIRSYHEGPFEISDVRWLGGGASKLQMAFSLSWEDPAVGRTTTPMVLRMEPKESIAETSRLREFQLIKAFEGIVPVPPVYWVDADAEHLPYPALIYGLVKGVIKPTSGVSNVTGIGTHLGSRLRKLLAPQFFEHWGIIHNHDFTSADLTAFDIPEPGTQAAEWALNWWERVWEEDAEEDVPLMRYAAAWLRENLPAADRLSIVHSDYRIGNCLFNEQDGRITAWLDWELGHIGDRHEDLGYTSARMLQTTGDGKTPLVGGLMPWDEFFESYEKASGLSVNPKTLYFYRVQAAYKQAVITLATGYRIARGGKTHQDVLVLWLTGIAAGIMDELSDLLEKGD